One Ahaetulla prasina isolate Xishuangbanna chromosome 1, ASM2864084v1, whole genome shotgun sequence DNA window includes the following coding sequences:
- the MTRF1L gene encoding peptide chain release factor 1-like, mitochondrial isoform X2: MKRDFNYTHVYCGSSPLKLTGTEATPEEPCSESYNEKCKGCTKEKLFYGDLHHGSPKSFNLKSGEKLMHNKENQKVSWGHIESTNEIDNENEDSGYSSLLGIQHKPNDNDDSVLLAGNINNLANHSFSPRKNLLPVLHFEELVCSTLKKASKRNPKSWALVLEKMASRKMEFVNLIGKKMGLDKLDILGELFHGKFRHLLANILIHLDYTDLINMAKVSITWKKILLSDKWAFQRYNKALKLSLNSNIVAAKQSDTREYARHREPLTYIQKVAPSKKTSRMKANIQNNQTSSFSQYSQFSEVAKTLKNTENLKVCQHCGCPAKYDSYLQRATCVRESCGFDFCTKCLCSFHGAKDCFVGKPAKTSFRLEHLPCSKKSKHNLRRL, from the exons ATGAAACGTGATTTTAATTATACCCATGTTTACTGTGGATCTTCACCATTAAAACTAACTGGAACAGAAGCAACACCAGAAGAGCCTTGCTCCGAGAGTTACAATGAAAAATGCAAAGGCTGTACCAAAGAAAAGCTATTCTATGGTGACCTGCATCATGGAAGTCCCAAGAGTTTTAACCTCAAAAGTGGAGAAAAGCTTATGCATaataaagaaaaccaaaaagtATCATGGGGGCATATTGAGAGCACCAATGAAATTGACAATGAAAACGAAGACAGTGGATATTCGTCTTTGTTGGGTATTCAGCACAAACCCAATGATAATGATGACAGTGTGCTATTAGCAGGAAATATCAACAATTTAGCAAATCATAGTTTCAGTCCAAGAAAGAATTTACTACCAGTCCTCCATTTTGAAGAACTTGTCTGCTCAACTTTGAAAAAAGCTAGCAAACGGAATCCAAAGTCATGGGCCCTTGTCTTAGAAAAAATGGCTTCAAGGAAAATGGAATTTGTGAACCTGATTGGCAAAAAAATGGGATTAGATAAACTAGATATTCTTGGAGAATTATTTCATGGGAAATTCAGACATCTGTTAGCAAACATCTTAATACATCTTGACTATACAGACTTGATAAA CATGGCTAAAGTTAGCATTACATGGAAGAAAATTCTTCTTAGTGACAAGTGGGCTTTCCAGAGGTATAACAAAGCACTAAAACTCAGTTTG AATAGCAACATAGTAGCTGCCAAACAGTCTGATACAAGGGAGTATGCTCGCCATCGTGAACCATTAACATATATTCAGAAAGTAGCACCTTCTAAAAAAACATCCCGAATGAAAGCAAACATTCAGAATAATCAGACCTCTTCGTTCAGCCAGTATTCACAATTTTCTGAG gttgcaAAGACTTTGAAAAATACGGAGAATCTGAAAGTTTGCCAACACTGTGGTTGCCCTGCAAAATATGATTCCTATCTGCAAAGGGCAACGTGTGTCCGAGAAAGCTGTGGTTTTGACTTTTGCACAAAGTGCTTGTGCAGCTTTCATGGTGCCAAGGATTGCTTCGTTGGAAAGCCTGCAAAGACATCTTTCAGACTAGAACATCTTCCTTGTAGCAAAAAAAGCAAACATAATTTACGGAGGCTATAA